The sequence below is a genomic window from Myxocyprinus asiaticus isolate MX2 ecotype Aquarium Trade chromosome 9, UBuf_Myxa_2, whole genome shotgun sequence.
ATTTGACCTCAAGGTAATATAACCATGATATAGACTGTTCAGATTACAATGAGCATTGTTGACATTTCTGATGCCTAAGTAATACCTGAAGATTTATTGTCTGTCTGCAACAAAGCCATCCAAATTCCATTGAAATCAGGGAAAATTAAACTCAGCATAATGTAAACTCTTTCTTTGGTAGAATCACTCTGTGATCTgcaaaactgtttacattttttgtcaTATTCAGGGATGCAAGCTactcaccttttctgaagctaattcgCCCAAATTATTTGGTAAACTtttctacattttccttattaaaatcacttgaaagggcTATTTTAAGCttgaacacttaaaaaaaaaaaaaaaaaaaagctttacatacatactgaaaatatacatctggagcacctgctatgactttctcacctttttcacatCTTATAAGTTTGAATTCCTGCTAACTTGGATTTGATAAATGTACAGAAGAATACTAACATAACACTTGAAACTTACACGCATGACACCATGTTCTTCTACATTcgaaataaaaaattatcactTATGAGGTAGTGCAACACCTAAAccaaaatcaatttttttttcaatgtgcaGAATTATATTTTGAGTAGTATCCACCAAGTTAGATGTATTGGCTACAAGACTTGAGATGTAAACAAATATGTTTCATAACATTGTAAAACATTGGAAAATATTTTTATGCACAATCTATTACAAAAAATACATTGAGAAAAATACTGTTTGTTTTGCCAATCAAGCTCAAAATATATTTTGGAAAATAGCGAGTGTAAAAGTTCCTTCATTTCTTTGACAACCTCAGAAAGGCAATCTTTATTGATTGAGTTTGCTCTCTAGAAAGCCTTGAATTTTACCGAGATTCTCTTCTTGTTGGCCCAGTGCTTCAAGTATGATGCCCATGGGTGATTTCTTGAGTCCCGCATTCTCCATCTTATTCTCcagtttgttttttatgttgcGCAGTCGAAGTGATGCATGCGCAAAGATCACTGAAATGTAAAATGACAAAgcactttaaaatgtacagaTGCTTCATGCTTTACTTTATTTCAACCACTTAGTTAGTTTGAACTAGAGGTTGACTGTGGATTTTTTctgctgataactgattaatcaaccgatatttttttaatcaatttaaagaATGTTTAAAAGTCTAACATTaatatgacgggcacagacacagaggctacaagagtccaaaattaataaaatccaatATGCAgttattttttaaccaaaatatCAATAATACCCAGAAAAATGGTACACCTTTAAGCCGCAGCGAAAGAGAGAGTATGTGGATGCGGTTGCATAATTTAAAGACATAATGCATTCAACATCTGAGTTCATCCAGAAGAAAAAcgaaaacagaaaagaaaaaataaacttatCATCGCTGTCCGATGAAAAACACGTATCTCCACTTTGGCAATGTTGACTTTTTTTACCATAGACGGAATGCTACGAATGACCTCTTTCCACTGTTTAAACTGTGCATCGAAATggccaatgaaaagatgtttaatccaGCTGTCTGTTTAACAAGCATCTTGTAAGATTGAATAtgagaaaaaaattgtttttccatgctcttgaaaaattagttttttggagatacatgtttttcatcagacagcaatgatatattatttgtatctaatcaaatattttgtaatataccTTTGAATTATATTTAAGTTTATGgacaattatattataaattgcttaaaataataaGAGTATTATTAAATAGTTGATTACATACAAATAATATCTCAAAGATCTAAAAATctcaaaaatgtaatgtaatatactataagttgttttacatttacactcctCAGAGACAGATAGATACGCCGATTAATATTTCTGAGTTCAACTGACaagtttttttaagttttataacTTATAACAAGTTCAGCCAACAAAAAGTTGAGAGTTGTCTCAAGTTCATCCAGGGAAGTTATTTTAATGCTAAATTTTAAGCTGTGATAGCTAATTggcacaataattttttttttacagtgtaacaccAAAAGCCCAAAACATACCAGGGAATTACTTTCAAATGACAGAAAcgtggctccattacaatgctctaaatttacacaattatttaccaaaataagctttttatagcctatatattgcCCAGATAAAGGgctttgtgtgtgtatactgtatatatttcaccagatgaggtttaatattcaaaatatatgaaGTAAGAGACACGATGCATGTGCTGATGGAGCACGTTTCTGTATactcacatttttatttgtatgccctcgctttaatttaaaacacttgattagctaatcaaaataacaaagtatatattgaaatgaggaaaaaaaaaatgtatgaatattgtcaatgatgaaaaatGTAGATACAGTAAATTTCCAccaggtgtcagtgattgtttttatttaatctaTGGCGCTGTTATAGGAACTGTAGAATCCTCTAGGGCTGACCACAGTGTAACATGgaggaataaataaatatacaaaacaaacaaacaaataaaaaaactatcagcaatgATTTTTGCTGGTAACGATAGTTCAAAAGACAACTATTGACACGATCAATCTGTAAAAACGATATTTCAGTATACCTCTAGTGTGAAAACCCTTCTAAATTAtcacacagctctctggaatgcCTGATTCAGATTGGTAATAAGTGGTTTCTgcaatcaaatatttttgtataatcacTGCTGTACTGTATAATTGACTGTTGAACTGATTTCATATCGCAGCTAGCTTTATGTATCAATCAGCAGTCTTGTTCTCCTCACATAATTCAATTATTTAAACTCACATCAGTTtttaatccatttatttatttggcaagtagccatATAATAATTGACAGTCAGCAGGCCATTATCACATATTTTGAAAATTATCAAATATCTAGTTTTGAAATTACATAGTatctgcattaaagggatagttcaaccaaaaaagaaaaattctcatcatttactcaccctcatgccatctaagatgtgtatgactgactttcttctgctgaactcaaatgaagaataTCAAAGATtaatgaagaatatctcagctctgtaggtctatacaatggtgaccagaagtttgaagctccaaaaaggagataaagtcagcattaaagtaatccataagactccagtggtttaatcaatgtcatccagttggttttgggtgacaacagaccaaaatataactccatttCACTTAACAATTTGTCATTGTAGTCTCtatgcacaatcatgatttcaagctagattacatttcctagtgcttgacgcatgcacagagcactagatggagCAATacgaagtgtaatcgagcttgaaatcatgataaccaagaagactgctgtcaagatgtacagtgaaaaaggagttatattttgttctcacccaaaaccatctggatcacttcagaagacactgattaaaccactggagtctgatgaattatgtttatactgactttatctgctttttggagcttcaaaggcctgatcaccattcacttgcattgtatggacctacagagctcagatattcattttaaaatctttgtttgtgttcagcagaagaaagtcatacacatttgggatggcatgagggtgagtaaatgatgagagaattttaatttttgggtgaaatatccctttaagtaactGTTATGTCTTGCATTATTTTCCTCCATGCCACACAAGTTTATGCAATGAGATCTATTTATTTCCTCCAAGCCACACAAGATTTTTCAATTAGATTGCATTCTAATACATTACATCTAATGAAAACAAACTGGTTCTTTTCAGTCCACTGATGGAAAGCATATAAAGCTGATAACAGATTTCTTAAGAAACTTACAGAGAAGTGGCAGCTTGATTCCCAACAGCAGTACCATGACTCCACCAAAGAGTGACATCAGGAGGAAACTCACAACCATGACCAGGAAAACAAACAAGGTTGGGTTCTCCTTTTTGAACTTCTTGATCATGGCCTTGTTCTCTCCGGCCCATACGGAGCTAATGAAAACTGAAGCAACGACTGCGGCACCTGTGAACATTCTCACAGGGTTCATGAACCTGTGGACAGAGGTATTGATGTGACAGGAAGATATTGAGGTTAAAATCATGGTGACTAGATTTGGCCGTGTCCTAAACCTGAGAAATTGTGTATTTACATGGAGTTTATGGAGGTAGTAGCACGGCAATCCAATGTATGTGTAACATCCTGTCCAGATGCCTCCATCTGGAGGATTTTTGAAGGCATAGATGTAGGCTATCCTTTGCTACCTATAACACAATCCTGTGTGTGCGGATgggcagtatttaaaaaaaataaaaatggcatctgAAACGGTAAATACGTTTATAAACGTACATTTTTTCCTCTAAGAAATAAGCATAGTTAAATTTGCACTTGGTTATCTCATTCACCTCAATTTGTCCTAGATAATCAGACATGAttttattggggcctgggtagctcagcgagtattgacgctgactaccacccctggaatcgtgagttcaaatccagggcatgctgagtgactccagccaggtctcctaagcaaccaaattggcccggttgctagggagggtagagtcacatggggtaacctcctcgtggtcgtgattagtggttctcgctctaagCTGTGCTTGGATcgaggagagtagcatgagcctccacatgctgggagtctccacggtgtcatgcacaacgagccacgtgacaagatgtgcggattggcggtctcagaagcggaggcaactaagacttgtcctccgccacccggattgaggtgagtaacctactaagtagtgggaattgggcattccaaattgggagaaaaggggatgaaaaaaaaaaagatgtgattttatgatacattttaagGCAGTTTCCATAAAAGGTACCTACATAAATCTAAAAACTTGTCTGTCAAGTCATTGACTTTACTGGGCAGCAAGGCAGCTTCAGACACATCCTCACCTCTAAGCTTTATGAGAACAAAAGCGTGTGTCAATAGTGACATCTAGCGGTTATAATGTGTAAACACAATCAAATATTGTTGataaaatatgacatttttttcagAAGTGCTGATTTTAAATGATCTAAAAATAAGTCAAATCCAACTATACAACATATGAGTGATGGTATTCTGTATACTACACATTAGGATATTGATATACTTTTGAGTGCATGACTACATACTGCTGCAGACCATTGCTCATAGTTACTGTCATGTGGTTACCCCTTTAAATATTGTTCAGTCTTAGCAACTGGCTATAACAGTAGAGCCAAACCAAATTCCCCAGACATCAGACTGGCCTTCAGCTCACAAACATATCTGCCCACATATCAACCATGTGAACCAACTATATTTAGATGGAAATGAACTTGTGTTCCATTCCATATTTAATAGAAAAATACAGTTTATCGCATAAATGCCTCAAGTCATTGATGATAAGAGCACGATACAGCCAGTATTTGAAGGATACTATATTTCACTGcaaatgtaccatggtacagtgatgtatCAGATGGTGATATAGGCCCATGCAATGGCACCGAGTGAATCCCATATTcaggtaccatgtccaaaacagtactttttgttaacGTTATTAGAACAATGCATTATTTGCATCGTAATCATTACCTCAGATAACAAGGCAAGTGTCCTTCTAGctatttaaatgtgattttatagAGTATTGAGAACATCATGATGCGTATTTTAACAGACATTACTTTTTGCGTTATTAAAATATCGCGATACTTCCTGTAATCCGATGTTCATGCGCAAGACGTGTAAGAAATAGGCTACTATTTGAAAGCGTACTGTCTAAAATTTACGTGCATTTAAATcccacatcatgcatgatcaagTTAAGAAACAAGACAGTCTGATGATATAACATGGGACTCACCCTACGATCAAGAAAACAATGATTGCCATCACCAGATAATTTGTTTGATAGTACAGGAGGTTGCTGACCACTCTGTTGTTCCATTTTGCCAAATCTCGTGTATCTGGTTTGGCAAAGCGCTCTGAGCTTGGACAGAAATCATCCAAGGCTCTCAGAGGGGCGATCTCCACTTTAGCCATTAAATGACTATAGTAGGATCCCTGCAACTGACACTTTGCGTGCAGTTGCATGCTCACTTTCTCAATCTCGCGATACCCTTTGGGTTTAAATGGGCGGTAACTTCAAAAGTAAACAAACTTTCACGtataaatatttttgatttgATGCAATCAAcccaatattgttttgttttattatagtaCCGCATCACGCATTGTCTCAACC
It includes:
- the LOC127445884 gene encoding PRA1 family protein 3-like isoform X1 — its product is MQLHAKCQLQGSYYSHLMAKVEIAPLRALDDFCPSSERFAKPDTRDLAKWNNRVVSNLLYYQTNYLVMAIIVFLIVGFMNPVRMFTGAAVVASVFISSVWAGENKAMIKKFKKENPTLFVFLVMVVSFLLMSLFGGVMVLLLGIKLPLLLIFAHASLRLRNIKNKLENKMENAGLKKSPMGIILEALGQQEENLGKIQGFLESKLNQ
- the LOC127445884 gene encoding PRA1 family protein 3-like isoform X2 gives rise to the protein MQLHAKCQLQGSYYSHLMAKVEIAPLRALDDFCPSSERFAKPDTRDLAKWNNRVVSNLLYYQTNYLVMAIIVFLIVGFMNPVRMFTGAAVVASVFISSVWAGENKAMIKKFKKENPTLFVFLVMVVSFLLMSLFGGVMVLLLGIKLPLLLIFAHASLRLRNIKNKLENKMENAGLKKSPMGIILEALGQQEENLE